A window of the Nocardia sp. NBC_01329 genome harbors these coding sequences:
- a CDS encoding histidinol-phosphate transaminase, giving the protein MSTPDSENTTATTVPGSGVGLDALPLRENLRGKSPYGAPQLSVPVQLNTNENPHPPSRALVDDVAEAVRAAAADLHRYPDRDAVALRTDLAAYLTRQTGFAVDTANVWAANGSNEILQQLLQAFGGPGRRALGFVPSYSMHPIISEGIDTEWVEAKRGADFAIDIDAAPAAIAERRPDVVFVTSPNNPTGHSIAPADLARILDAAPGIVIVDEAYAEFSSTPSAIGLIDRYPAKLVVSRTMSKAFAFAGGRLGYLVAAPAVIDALLLVRLPYHLSVVTQAAARAALRHADETLGSVAELAAQRDRVARGLAEMGYEVVPSDANFLLFGKFENAARAWQHYLDEGVLIRDVGISGYLRATIGLATENDEFLRVSAKLTATEPTAQR; this is encoded by the coding sequence GTGAGCACTCCCGACTCCGAAAACACCACTGCGACCACTGTTCCCGGATCCGGCGTCGGGCTCGACGCGCTGCCGCTGCGGGAGAACCTGCGGGGCAAATCCCCGTACGGCGCACCGCAACTCAGTGTTCCGGTCCAGCTCAACACCAACGAGAACCCGCATCCGCCGAGCCGGGCGCTGGTCGACGATGTGGCCGAGGCCGTCCGAGCCGCAGCCGCGGATCTGCACCGCTACCCCGACCGCGACGCGGTGGCTCTGCGCACCGATCTCGCCGCGTATCTCACCCGGCAAACCGGGTTCGCGGTGGATACGGCCAATGTGTGGGCGGCCAACGGTTCCAACGAGATCCTGCAGCAGCTGCTACAGGCCTTCGGCGGCCCCGGCCGGCGGGCGCTCGGTTTCGTTCCGTCCTATTCGATGCATCCGATCATCTCCGAGGGCATCGATACCGAATGGGTCGAGGCGAAACGCGGCGCCGATTTCGCTATCGATATCGACGCCGCGCCGGCCGCCATCGCCGAACGCCGGCCCGACGTGGTCTTCGTGACCAGCCCGAACAACCCCACCGGGCACAGTATCGCGCCCGCCGACCTGGCCCGGATACTCGACGCGGCACCCGGAATCGTCATTGTGGACGAGGCCTACGCCGAGTTCTCCTCGACGCCCAGCGCAATCGGCCTCATCGACCGCTACCCGGCGAAACTCGTCGTCAGCCGGACGATGAGCAAGGCGTTCGCGTTCGCCGGCGGGCGACTCGGTTATCTGGTCGCCGCCCCCGCGGTCATCGACGCACTGCTGCTGGTCCGGCTGCCGTACCACCTGTCGGTGGTGACCCAGGCGGCCGCACGGGCCGCGCTGCGGCACGCCGACGAAACCCTGGGCAGTGTCGCCGAATTGGCCGCCCAGCGCGACCGGGTAGCCCGGGGGCTGGCCGAGATGGGGTACGAGGTGGTACCCAGCGACGCGAACTTCCTGCTGTTCGGCAAGTTCGAGAACGCCGCGCGCGCCTGGCAGCACTACCTGGACGAAGGCGTGCTGATCCGCGATGTCGGAATCAGCGGATATCTGCGCGCCACTATCGGATTGGCCACCGAGAACGACGAATTCCTGCGGGTCAGCGCGAAACTGACCGCCACCGAACCGACAGCGCAGCGCTGA
- a CDS encoding alpha/beta hydrolase family protein — MSRRAVSFLAGVLLPALTATLLAGAPAAATQACTVQSRPISVPVDGEQATGLVYQPRGCAVGNALIVAAHGHKGSATQYSEYLTSIAARTGTPVVSMDMRGSAQWRTGEWNLWAGWQDLVAATQWYKNSHPGVARTILWGWSQGAMTSGLAAAYGPAGLFDYWVDTFGPSDLFTHWSGPAADYPALQAQIQRDAGNCIPIVCPLAYADRSPALQAGRMGIRHAFLVHGTADEVVPYTASTQMRAALMLAGKPSTLYSIVSGRTLNGVVEPGRHNIGPALFEAGCVVERLALGTEPLDGNRDYVVDVARGIVAAPPPPPNAKCAA, encoded by the coding sequence ATGAGCAGACGCGCAGTGAGCTTCCTGGCCGGGGTGCTGCTACCGGCGTTGACGGCGACGCTGCTGGCCGGGGCGCCCGCCGCCGCGACCCAGGCGTGCACGGTCCAGAGCCGTCCGATCTCGGTGCCGGTCGACGGTGAGCAGGCCACCGGCCTGGTCTACCAACCACGAGGGTGCGCGGTCGGTAACGCACTGATCGTGGCCGCGCACGGGCACAAGGGCTCGGCGACCCAGTATTCCGAATACCTCACCTCGATCGCCGCGCGCACCGGGACACCGGTCGTCTCGATGGATATGCGGGGTAGTGCTCAGTGGCGTACCGGGGAGTGGAATCTGTGGGCCGGGTGGCAGGATCTGGTCGCCGCGACCCAGTGGTACAAGAATTCGCATCCCGGTGTGGCGCGCACCATCCTGTGGGGCTGGAGCCAGGGCGCGATGACCTCCGGGCTGGCCGCCGCCTACGGTCCGGCCGGACTGTTCGACTACTGGGTGGACACCTTCGGCCCGTCGGATCTGTTCACCCACTGGTCGGGCCCGGCCGCCGACTATCCCGCCCTCCAAGCGCAGATCCAGCGTGACGCCGGCAATTGCATTCCCATCGTCTGCCCGCTCGCCTACGCCGACCGGTCCCCGGCGCTACAGGCCGGCCGGATGGGTATCCGCCACGCCTTCCTCGTCCACGGCACGGCCGACGAAGTGGTGCCCTACACCGCCAGCACCCAGATGCGGGCCGCCCTCATGCTCGCCGGTAAGCCCAGCACGCTGTACTCCATCGTCAGCGGGCGCACCCTGAACGGAGTGGTCGAACCCGGCCGCCACAATATCGGCCCGGCCCTGTTCGAGGCGGGCTGTGTGGTGGAGCGGCTCGCTCTGGGCACCGAACCGCTCGACGGCAACCGGGACTATGTGGTCGATGTGGCCCGGGGCATCGTGGCTGCGCCCCCACCGCCGCCGAACGCCAAATGCGCCGCTTAG
- the hisD gene encoding histidinol dehydrogenase translates to MTSRIELARVDLRGRTPTTAQLRTALPRGGVDVDSVLHQVQPMVEAVRDRGAAAALEFGAKFDGVTPESVRVPANRLATALDELDPAVRTALEVAIERTRTVHADQRRTDTTTQVVSGGTVTERWVPVERVGLYVPGGNAVYPSSVVMNVVPAQAAGVDSLVVASPPQQQFGGLPHPTILAAARLLGVEEVWAVGGAQAVALLSYGGTDTDGTDLLPVDLITGPGNIYVTAAKRLCRGLVGIDAEAGPTEIAVLADATADPVHVAADLISQAEHDVLAASVLVTDSPELADAVDAALTAQLSVVKHADRVTTALTGTQSGTVLVDDIDQGLRVVNAYAAEHLEIQTADATGVAARVRSAGAIFVGPYAPVSLGDYCAGSNHVLPTAGCARHSSGLSVQTFLRGIHVVEYSESALKDVAGHVVALADAEDLPAHGQAVRARFEALS, encoded by the coding sequence ATGACATCCCGTATCGAGCTCGCCCGCGTCGATCTACGCGGTCGCACTCCCACTACCGCGCAATTGCGCACCGCGCTGCCGCGCGGCGGGGTCGATGTGGACTCGGTACTGCATCAGGTGCAGCCCATGGTGGAGGCCGTCCGCGACCGCGGAGCGGCCGCCGCGCTGGAATTCGGCGCGAAATTCGACGGGGTCACCCCGGAATCCGTCCGTGTCCCGGCGAACAGGCTGGCCACCGCCCTGGACGAGCTCGATCCCGCGGTACGCACCGCACTCGAGGTCGCGATCGAACGCACCCGCACGGTCCACGCCGATCAGCGCCGGACCGATACCACCACCCAGGTGGTATCGGGCGGTACCGTGACCGAACGCTGGGTTCCGGTGGAGCGGGTCGGGCTGTACGTACCCGGCGGTAACGCCGTGTACCCGTCGAGCGTCGTGATGAACGTGGTCCCGGCCCAGGCCGCCGGGGTGGACTCGCTGGTGGTGGCCTCGCCGCCGCAGCAGCAGTTCGGCGGGCTCCCGCATCCGACCATCCTGGCCGCGGCCCGGCTGCTGGGCGTCGAGGAGGTCTGGGCGGTCGGCGGCGCGCAGGCGGTGGCGCTGCTGTCCTACGGCGGTACCGACACCGACGGCACCGATCTGCTGCCGGTGGATCTGATCACCGGCCCCGGCAATATCTACGTCACCGCAGCCAAGCGATTGTGCCGCGGCCTGGTCGGGATCGACGCCGAGGCGGGTCCGACCGAGATCGCGGTACTGGCCGATGCCACCGCTGATCCGGTGCACGTGGCGGCCGATCTCATCAGCCAGGCCGAACACGATGTACTCGCCGCCAGTGTGCTGGTGACCGACAGCCCCGAACTCGCCGATGCCGTGGATGCCGCGCTCACCGCGCAGCTGTCCGTGGTGAAACACGCCGACCGGGTCACCACCGCGCTGACCGGCACCCAGTCGGGAACCGTGCTGGTCGACGATATAGATCAGGGTCTACGGGTGGTCAATGCCTACGCCGCCGAACACCTCGAGATCCAGACCGCGGACGCCACGGGCGTGGCCGCGCGGGTACGCAGTGCCGGCGCGATCTTCGTGGGCCCCTATGCGCCGGTGAGCCTCGGCGACTACTGCGCCGGATCCAATCACGTGCTGCCCACAGCCGGCTGCGCGCGGCACTCGTCGGGCCTCAGTGTGCAGACCTTCCTGCGCGGGATCCACGTCGTGGAGTACAGCGAGTCGGCGCTGAAAGATGTGGCCGGGCATGTGGTCGCGCTGGCCGACGCCGAGGATCTGCCCGCGCACGGACAGGCCGTCCGCGCGCGGTTCGAGGCGCTGTCGTGA
- the hisB gene encoding imidazoleglycerol-phosphate dehydratase HisB — protein sequence MNRTARVERTTKESSIVVELNLDGTGKTDISTGVPFYDHMLTALGAHASFDLTVRSDGDIEIEAHHTVEDTAIVFGQALGQALGDKSGIRRFGDAYIPMDETLAHAAVDVSGRPYCVHTGEPDHLLHAVIPGAPVRGRNDPGAPYSTVLNRHVFESIALNARIALHVRVLYGRDQHHVTEAEYKAVARALRAAVEPDPRVQGVPSTKGAL from the coding sequence ATGAACCGAACCGCGCGGGTGGAGCGCACCACCAAGGAATCGAGCATCGTGGTGGAGCTGAACCTGGACGGCACCGGAAAGACCGATATCTCCACCGGTGTCCCGTTCTACGACCATATGCTCACCGCGCTCGGCGCCCACGCCAGTTTCGATCTGACCGTACGCAGCGACGGCGATATCGAGATCGAGGCGCACCACACCGTCGAGGACACGGCGATCGTGTTCGGACAGGCACTCGGACAGGCACTCGGCGACAAGTCGGGCATCCGCCGGTTCGGCGACGCCTACATTCCGATGGACGAGACGTTGGCGCATGCCGCGGTGGACGTCTCCGGGCGGCCCTACTGTGTGCACACCGGTGAACCGGACCATCTGCTGCACGCGGTGATCCCCGGCGCGCCGGTGCGCGGTCGTAACGATCCCGGGGCCCCGTATTCGACGGTGCTCAACCGCCACGTCTTCGAATCGATCGCCCTCAACGCCCGGATCGCGTTGCACGTCCGGGTGCTCTACGGCCGTGACCAGCATCATGTGACCGAAGCGGAGTACAAGGCGGTGGCGCGCGCGCTGCGTGCCGCCGTGGAACCCGACCCGCGGGTACAGGGTGTGCCGTCGACCAAGGGAGCACTGTGA
- a CDS encoding MarR family winged helix-turn-helix transcriptional regulator, with the protein MKIAHEDVPGRLRSLPTRLINQTALLADRATEQALADTGSRRYHYAVLTTLRETGAASQAELGRRTKIDRSDMVAILNDLVARGFAGRAADPDDRRRNIVTLTDAGGAHLDELDHRLDRAQDQLLTALSAPERRTLVALLTRILDAQTGATDSGNS; encoded by the coding sequence ATGAAGATCGCGCACGAGGACGTACCCGGCAGGCTTCGCTCGCTGCCGACGCGACTGATCAACCAGACCGCGCTTCTCGCCGACCGCGCCACCGAACAGGCGCTGGCCGATACCGGATCGCGGCGATACCACTACGCCGTCCTCACCACCTTGCGAGAGACCGGCGCCGCCAGCCAGGCCGAACTCGGCCGCCGCACCAAGATCGACCGCAGCGATATGGTGGCGATCCTCAACGATCTGGTCGCGCGCGGTTTCGCCGGCCGGGCCGCCGATCCCGACGATCGCCGCCGCAATATCGTCACGCTCACCGACGCCGGCGGCGCGCACCTGGACGAGCTCGACCACAGACTGGACCGAGCCCAGGACCAGCTGCTCACCGCGTTGTCCGCGCCCGAGCGCCGTACGCTCGTCGCCCTGCTCACTCGGATCCTCGACGCGCAGACCGGCGCCACGGACAGCGGAAACAGCTGA
- the hisH gene encoding imidazole glycerol phosphate synthase subunit HisH yields MTSVVLLDYGSGNLHSAERALVRAGARVEVTADPEAALAADGLVVPGVGAFASCMAGLRAVRGERIIGQRLAGGRPVLGICVGMQILFDRGVEFGVETDGCGEWPGIVDKLEAPVLPHMGWNTVSAPADSVLFAGMDPTTRFYFVHTYAARAWELPPSEHLAAPRLTWCEYGTGRFLAAVENGALSATQFHPEKSGDAGAQLLSNWVKSL; encoded by the coding sequence ATGACTTCGGTGGTTCTGCTGGACTATGGGTCCGGCAATCTGCATTCCGCCGAACGGGCGCTGGTCCGGGCGGGTGCGCGGGTCGAGGTGACCGCCGATCCAGAGGCCGCGCTCGCCGCCGACGGCCTGGTGGTGCCCGGTGTCGGCGCCTTCGCCTCCTGTATGGCCGGGCTGCGCGCGGTGCGCGGGGAACGGATCATCGGTCAGCGGCTGGCCGGTGGCCGGCCGGTACTGGGCATCTGCGTAGGGATGCAGATCCTGTTCGACCGCGGCGTGGAGTTCGGGGTGGAGACCGACGGTTGTGGTGAATGGCCGGGCATCGTAGACAAACTCGAAGCGCCGGTCCTGCCGCATATGGGCTGGAACACCGTCTCCGCGCCCGCGGACAGCGTGCTCTTCGCTGGAATGGACCCCACCACCCGGTTCTATTTCGTGCACACCTACGCCGCCCGCGCCTGGGAACTGCCGCCCAGCGAACATCTCGCAGCACCTCGGCTGACCTGGTGCGAATACGGCACCGGCCGATTCCTGGCCGCGGTGGAGAACGGTGCGCTCTCGGCGACGCAGTTCCATCCGGAGAAATCGGGTGACGCCGGCGCACAACTGCTCTCCAACTGGGTGAAATCACTCTGA
- a CDS encoding winged helix DNA-binding domain-containing protein: protein MYSISTAQRRARIGVRHRLSGAHRSADPAEITRSMVVLHATDPATVHLSVAARGHDLGPGQVERALYEDRSLVRMLAMRRTMFVAPVDLVPVLHASCGADLAAEQRRTYARYLEQAGIGEGDAPGWLAEIADRTHRALLARGSATGAQLSKDVPELRTQIDTAPGKSYSRPTNITSWVLVLLGTEGRIVRARPNGTWSSSQYSWTPVESWLPGPLVDIEAEAARTEIVRSWLHTFGPAPIGDIKWWTGWTLGQVRKALAGIDTVEVDLDGTAGLLLARDLEPVADPPPWAALLPALDPTPMGWQSRSWYLGEHQPRLFDRNGNIGPSIWCDGRIVGGWAQRKDGEIVTRVLEDIGAEATSLVAAEAERAGSWFGAVRPIPRFRTPLERELTA, encoded by the coding sequence ATGTATTCGATCAGTACTGCGCAACGCCGTGCCCGGATCGGCGTCCGCCACCGGCTCTCCGGTGCGCATCGCAGCGCCGATCCGGCCGAGATCACGCGGTCGATGGTGGTACTGCACGCCACCGATCCGGCCACTGTGCATCTGTCGGTGGCGGCCCGCGGTCACGATCTCGGTCCCGGGCAGGTCGAGCGGGCCCTCTACGAGGATCGGTCGCTGGTGCGGATGCTGGCGATGCGGCGCACGATGTTCGTCGCGCCGGTCGATCTGGTACCCGTGCTGCACGCCTCCTGCGGTGCCGATCTCGCGGCCGAACAGCGCCGGACCTACGCGCGGTATCTGGAGCAGGCGGGGATCGGGGAGGGCGACGCTCCGGGCTGGCTGGCCGAGATCGCCGATCGTACGCATCGGGCGCTGCTCGCGCGCGGCAGTGCCACCGGGGCCCAGTTGAGCAAGGACGTTCCCGAACTACGTACACAGATCGATACCGCGCCGGGGAAGTCGTATTCGCGGCCCACCAATATCACCAGCTGGGTGCTGGTGCTGCTCGGCACCGAGGGCCGGATCGTGCGGGCACGGCCGAACGGTACCTGGTCGAGCAGCCAGTACTCATGGACGCCGGTGGAGTCCTGGTTGCCCGGCCCCCTCGTCGATATCGAGGCCGAGGCGGCCCGCACCGAAATCGTCCGATCGTGGTTGCACACCTTCGGGCCCGCACCGATCGGTGATATCAAATGGTGGACCGGATGGACGCTGGGACAGGTCCGCAAGGCACTCGCCGGGATCGATACCGTCGAGGTCGATCTCGACGGAACCGCGGGCCTGCTCCTGGCCCGCGATCTCGAGCCGGTGGCCGATCCGCCGCCGTGGGCCGCGCTGCTACCCGCCCTGGATCCGACTCCGATGGGCTGGCAGTCGCGCTCCTGGTATCTGGGCGAACATCAGCCCCGGTTGTTCGACCGCAACGGCAATATCGGCCCGAGCATCTGGTGCGACGGCCGGATCGTGGGCGGCTGGGCACAGCGCAAGGACGGCGAGATCGTGACCCGGGTTCTGGAGGACATCGGCGCCGAGGCGACATCGCTGGTGGCGGCCGAAGCCGAACGCGCCGGCAGCTGGTTCGGTGCGGTGCGCCCGATTCCACGGTTCCGTACTCCACTCGAACGCGAACTCACGGCGTGA
- a CDS encoding serine/threonine-protein kinase produces MGSGGTGVVWRAVDERLQRSVAIKQIHIKPSLPPAERDVLRQRATREARNAARFQHPNAIVVFDITEHGGDPCLVMEYMKSRSLAMVLSAQGPLPLPQVARIGEQVASALIAAHAAGIVHRDVKPGNILLDDHGTVKITDFGISRATGDVTLTETGLICGTAAYLAPEVARGADPTPAADVFALGATLFHALEGEPPFGSGNPLKVLYAAANGQVSEPQNAGPATDFVLDLLSSDPSDRPSMREAREALARFAGYDSAASEHAGFVPAREAFDRNGHDRNGHGGAAVSTMESPVPGRYSGPAGDTPPRRRAEPRSAGRDGQDARPPRRSANHPPTSAQPVARKSGGNGGVKRAVAIGGIAGAAVVGGVLFFNSSDSGDSGAAQADTSTSATVSNSPDIPAANSPALGSTPSTGSVEWVQAGQLVEQFYLDPTGSWSLLTPAAQQAYGSQQDFQQYWSTRTVQNFSRIEAYKGNNPDGSVDMRVNNLSYGGQTSNPILRIISSGGTLLIDSDTH; encoded by the coding sequence ATTGGTAGCGGCGGCACAGGCGTTGTCTGGCGTGCCGTCGACGAGCGTCTGCAACGGTCGGTGGCGATCAAGCAGATCCATATCAAACCCAGCCTGCCGCCCGCCGAGCGCGATGTGCTCCGGCAGCGGGCGACCCGGGAAGCCCGCAACGCGGCGCGGTTCCAGCATCCGAACGCCATTGTGGTCTTCGACATCACCGAACACGGCGGCGATCCGTGCCTGGTGATGGAGTACATGAAATCCCGCAGCCTCGCTATGGTGCTGTCGGCGCAGGGCCCGCTACCACTCCCGCAGGTGGCCCGGATCGGTGAACAGGTAGCCTCCGCGCTCATCGCGGCACATGCGGCCGGCATCGTGCATCGCGATGTGAAACCGGGCAATATCCTGCTCGACGATCACGGCACCGTCAAGATCACCGATTTCGGTATCTCCCGGGCCACCGGCGACGTCACGCTCACCGAGACCGGTCTGATCTGCGGTACCGCCGCGTATCTGGCACCGGAGGTGGCGCGCGGCGCCGATCCGACGCCCGCCGCGGATGTATTCGCGCTCGGTGCCACTCTTTTCCACGCCTTGGAGGGCGAACCGCCGTTCGGGTCCGGCAATCCGTTGAAGGTGCTCTACGCGGCGGCCAACGGCCAGGTGAGCGAGCCGCAGAATGCCGGGCCCGCTACCGATTTCGTGTTGGATCTACTCAGTTCCGATCCGAGCGACCGGCCGAGTATGCGTGAGGCCCGGGAAGCGCTGGCGCGTTTCGCGGGCTACGACAGCGCGGCGTCCGAGCACGCCGGTTTCGTTCCGGCGCGCGAAGCCTTCGACCGCAACGGCCACGACCGCAACGGCCACGGCGGCGCCGCTGTCAGCACCATGGAGTCCCCGGTGCCCGGCCGGTACAGCGGCCCGGCCGGGGACACCCCGCCGCGGCGCCGGGCGGAACCGCGGTCCGCGGGACGCGACGGCCAGGATGCCCGGCCACCACGCCGGTCGGCGAACCATCCACCGACGAGCGCCCAGCCGGTCGCGCGGAAATCCGGCGGTAACGGTGGGGTCAAACGCGCCGTGGCCATCGGCGGCATCGCCGGGGCTGCGGTCGTCGGCGGGGTGCTGTTCTTCAACTCCTCCGATTCCGGGGACAGCGGCGCGGCACAGGCGGATACCTCGACCAGCGCCACTGTCTCGAACTCGCCCGATATCCCCGCTGCGAACAGCCCCGCGCTCGGGTCCACCCCCAGTACCGGCTCGGTCGAATGGGTGCAGGCAGGTCAGCTGGTGGAGCAGTTCTATCTCGACCCCACGGGTTCGTGGTCACTGCTGACACCGGCCGCACAGCAGGCATACGGCAGCCAGCAGGATTTCCAGCAGTACTGGTCGACCCGGACCGTACAGAATTTCAGCCGCATCGAGGCATACAAGGGCAACAACCCCGACGGCTCGGTGGATATGCGGGTGAACAACCTCAGCTACGGCGGCCAGACCAGCAATCCGATCTTGCGGATCATCAGCTCCGGCGGCACTCTGCTGATCGACAGCGATACCCACTGA